The genomic interval AGGGAGGGCGCCGAGCGGCCTTGAACCGCGACGTGCGGGGAGCAGGTGGCGTCCCAGGTCAGGAGATTGGCGCGCGCCGCCAGGACACCTGGCGCGACATCACCTAACTTCCTCATGCCCCGCTTTCCGTTCGGAGGACGTCATGCTCAAGGCGCCCATCACCGCCCTCTTCGACGAGTACTACTCGTCGCACCAGCACCCCACCAACCGGCTCACGCACAAAATCGCGATTCCCGTCATCGTCCTGCACATCGTCACGATGCTGGACTGGGTCAAGCTGGTGGCCCTCCCCGTGTTGCCGGGCGGCGTGTTGACGTTGGGCATGGTGGTGTGGGCGCTGGCCGCCGTCTGGTACCTGCGCGCGGACGTCAAGCTGGGCCTCGTCGTGGTGGCCTTCATGGCCGCGTGTTTCCCCGTGGGCCGGATGATGCCGGTCTGGAGCGTGGTGGCCATCGCGGCGTTCGGCTGGCTCATCCAACTGGCTGGCCACTCCGTCTGGGAGAAGAAGTCGCCGTCCTTCCTCACCAACCTGGTTCACGCGCTGGTGGGCCCGCTGTTCTTCGTCGCGGTCCTCTCTGGCGACTACGTCCTCAAGCCCCAAGCCCGGGACGCCACTCCGGCGCGCGCCTGAGCTTTCGAGCCATGAGCTTCGCCGACAAGCTGCGCGCCTGGATGCCCCTGCACGAGAACCGCGCGAGCCGCGCCGTGCACTTCGTGGGCGCGTACATGTTCATCTTCGCCCTGCTCGTGCCACTCGGCTTGTTGCGCTTCAACGTGGGGGACGTGCCGCTCTCCGCGGCGCACGTCCTGGTCGCGGCGGTGGCGCTCTACGCGCTCTCGTTGGAGTGGACGGCGGGGCTGTTGATGAGCCTGCCGCTCATCCCCACGCTGAACGCCGCGCTGTCCCTGGGACATCTGCCGAGCCCCACCGTCGCCATCGTCGCCGTGGGGGTCATGGTGGTGCGCTTCGCGCTCGTGGTGGGCGCGCACGTCGTCCTCGAGAAGAAGACGCATGGCCTGTCGCTCGGCGGGCCGCAGCTGTTCTTCCTCGAGCCCGTCTATCTGCTCACCGTCCTCCTGTTCGGGATGGGGCTCAAGCGCGAGCTGCACGCGCGGGTCATGGCCGGCGGTGGCCCCCGGCCCGCGCCCCTGACGACTTGATTCGCGGGGTGATTCCCGACGCCAGGCACAGCGAGCCCTGGCGTCGGACGACGGCTTGCTGTTGAAGTCGCCGCCCCGACGCGGGTCCTGGTCCATCCAGCCCGCCCTGCTGGAGAAAGCCTCGTGGTTCGCCTCTTCGTCCCCATTCCGGACCCCGCTCCCGCCGAGGTGGCGCTGACGGGTGACCGCCGCCACTACGTCCTCCATGTCCTGCGCCTGGGCGAAGGGGACGCGCTGGAGGTCTTCGATGGCAAGGGCCGCTCCTTCGCCGGCCGGGTGACGGGCGTGGACACGCAGACGGTGCGCGTGGAGCTGGGCCCCGCGCGGCAGGCCCCCGCGCGCCGCGCCGTGAGCGTGCTCCAGGGGCTGCCCAAGGGAGACAAGCTGGAGTGGGTGCTTCAGAAGGGCACGGAGCTGGGCGCCGCCGCCTTCCTGCCCGTGGACACCGTGCGCAGCGTGGTGAAGCTGGAGCCTCGGCGCGCGCAGGAGCGCACCGCGCGGTGGACGAAAATCGTGGAGGAGGCCGCCCGGCAGTGCCGCCGCGATGACGTGCCTCGCGTGGAGACTCCGCTGCCGCTGACCGAGGCCGCGCGGGGACTCGCCCCGGGCACGGTGGTGCTGGTGCTGGACGAGGAGGAGTCCGCGGTGCCGCTGGGTGAGGCCTTCCGCGCCGCGGGGGCGGGGACGCCCGTGGCGCTGGTGGTGGGCCCTGAGGGGGGCCTGGCGCGAGAGGAAGTGGAGGCACTCAAGGCGCTGGGGGCTCGCGCCGTGACGCTGGGGGCTCGCATCCTGCGCACGGAGACCGCGGCGCTGGCGGCCCTCGCGGTGATGATGCACCTCGACGGGGAGCTTGGTTAGCAGGAAGCCAGCCGAGCGCTCGTTCCCCCCGGGTTCCCACCTTCCCTGAGCGATTCCTACGTTTGTGCCATCAGGGACCTCTGGGTCCCCACAAACAGGAGAAAGGTTCATGGGGATCATCGCGTTCATCATCATTGGCTTCATCGCGGGACTCATCGCGCGTGCCATTCTCCCCGGCAAGCAGAGCATGGGCCTGATGGCGACGACGCTTCTGGGTATGGTCGGTTCGCTGCTCGGTGGCTTGGTGGGGTCCCTGTTCTCGCGCAATGGGCGCCTCTTCGAGCTGCGGCCGGCGGGCCTCATCATGTCGGTCGTGGGCGCCATCGTCGTGCTGCTCATCGTTGGAGCGGTGGGACGGCGCCGGGTCCACGCCTAGCGTGAGGCGTTCCACGGAGGTTGTCCCCCAGGGGACACGTGGACGCCTGTTGGTGACGAGCCCCTGACGGTTCCTCGACCGAGGGACCTCGGGGGGCCGCCACTTTTCTTGCTCCTCGCCTGCGGACGTTTTTTCATGGCGCAAGCCGTCGTCAGCCCGGAGGAGCCCGTTGTCCAAGTGCATGAAGTGCGGAGCGCTGTTGCCGCCCGTCGGAGACTGCCCCGCCTGCGCCAAGGCCGCCGCCCAGACCACTCTGCCGGGCCTGCCGAGCTTCCTCGACCGGGACCTCCAGATTGACCGCCGGACTCCCGGCCGCGCCGAGGGCCCCGCCTTCGCCGAGCGCAGCCCCGCGCCTCCTCCCGCCGTCGCCCCGCTCGCCGGTCCCCTTCCGCCGCCCGCCGAGCCGCGGGTCACGACGCCCCGCAACGCGCCCGGTGTCGCGAGGCCCACGCCCCCGGGCATGACGCCCGCGGCCCGGCCCGCTTCAGGCCAGCCCGCCTGGGCCCAGCAGACAGCTCAGCCACAGGGGGGTGGCGGGTTTCCGCTGAATGTCCCGCCTCCGCCGGCGACCGTCCAACCGTCCATGTCGCCGATGACGCCCGCCTATGGGACGCCCAGCGCCGCGCGCGCGAGGGCCGCGGGACTGGCGGCCGCTTCCGTGGGGCAAGACTCCGCGAACTCCGCGGCGGAGACCCTGCCGGGGATGCCGCTCATCGAGCCCGTGGCCCCCGTGTCTTCGGGCCTGCCGCGCATGGGGCCCTCGGCCTCGGGCCAGCCCCACGGGGCGGCCTCCGCGCAGCCGCACAGGGCGGCCTCGGGACAGGCGGGTCAGCCTCACGGGACGCCCCAGGGTCTGCCGCATATGGCGGCTTCCGCGCAGGCTCACACTGTGGCCTCGGCGCAGGGCCACGGGACGGCATCAGGTCAGCCTCATGCGGCGACGTCGGCTCAACCCCACGGGGCGGCCCAGGGTCTGCCGCATATGGCGGCTTCGGCTCAGGCCACCGCGACCTCGGCGCAGCCGTCCACGGCCGGTCTTCTTCGCATGCCCCCTGCGGCGGCCCAGCCCCCCATTTCGGCTT from Myxococcus stipitatus carries:
- a CDS encoding DUF962 domain-containing protein codes for the protein MLKAPITALFDEYYSSHQHPTNRLTHKIAIPVIVLHIVTMLDWVKLVALPVLPGGVLTLGMVVWALAAVWYLRADVKLGLVVVAFMAACFPVGRMMPVWSVVAIAAFGWLIQLAGHSVWEKKSPSFLTNLVHALVGPLFFVAVLSGDYVLKPQARDATPARA
- a CDS encoding Mpo1-like protein, with translation MSFADKLRAWMPLHENRASRAVHFVGAYMFIFALLVPLGLLRFNVGDVPLSAAHVLVAAVALYALSLEWTAGLLMSLPLIPTLNAALSLGHLPSPTVAIVAVGVMVVRFALVVGAHVVLEKKTHGLSLGGPQLFFLEPVYLLTVLLFGMGLKRELHARVMAGGGPRPAPLTT
- a CDS encoding 16S rRNA (uracil(1498)-N(3))-methyltransferase → MVRLFVPIPDPAPAEVALTGDRRHYVLHVLRLGEGDALEVFDGKGRSFAGRVTGVDTQTVRVELGPARQAPARRAVSVLQGLPKGDKLEWVLQKGTELGAAAFLPVDTVRSVVKLEPRRAQERTARWTKIVEEAARQCRRDDVPRVETPLPLTEAARGLAPGTVVLVLDEEESAVPLGEAFRAAGAGTPVALVVGPEGGLAREEVEALKALGARAVTLGARILRTETAALAALAVMMHLDGELG
- a CDS encoding GlsB/YeaQ/YmgE family stress response membrane protein → MGIIAFIIIGFIAGLIARAILPGKQSMGLMATTLLGMVGSLLGGLVGSLFSRNGRLFELRPAGLIMSVVGAIVVLLIVGAVGRRRVHA
- a CDS encoding RDD family protein — encoded protein: MSKCMKCGALLPPVGDCPACAKAAAQTTLPGLPSFLDRDLQIDRRTPGRAEGPAFAERSPAPPPAVAPLAGPLPPPAEPRVTTPRNAPGVARPTPPGMTPAARPASGQPAWAQQTAQPQGGGGFPLNVPPPPATVQPSMSPMTPAYGTPSAARARAAGLAAASVGQDSANSAAETLPGMPLIEPVAPVSSGLPRMGPSASGQPHGAASAQPHRAASGQAGQPHGTPQGLPHMAASAQAHTVASAQGHGTASGQPHAATSAQPHGAAQGLPHMAASAQATATSAQPSTAGLLRMPPAAAQPPISASQGQPHAAPSAQAHMAASPAMSHAEPTSPASSGLPRMEQAASGQLPMEGDSSSLPPMEPLDPASFSLPPMQAVAPAPGLPVMEQAAPRAEKPRPQAAPSRSQPSITEVHARPASLWRRLLSFSIDTAAIAGVAALYITLASSVTGVKSPEAGLSGLDGFVAWLRALHTVLLPGVFLVMLLALVYCAVAAFLWNGRTLGRLLLGLRLVDTHGLAPAPGRAIIRAMLSSVSFVLFLGGFWMALFDRRGQTLHDKLTSTFVVQPS